Proteins found in one Salvia splendens isolate huo1 chromosome 10, SspV2, whole genome shotgun sequence genomic segment:
- the LOC121752222 gene encoding N-acetylglucosaminyl-phosphatidylinositol biosynthetic protein gpi1-like isoform X1 yields the protein MTIRRNCRLWWPTYLFSQTPPNPSFVFGWFLHSSEASIDVVVAFACDQHKLASSLNSGLDLMEILRQTDENMPTVLQDKSELSLLGYLEADCSGNSKMGSCRNDRNEDMKRNGNQSSCSLLSSQENWRCGCIRDRILGQGRLAGPEHLYIKLVYVLSERMDGRVLAIPKMDHLHLNGDIDSHLDLHVIFYEIPTFGGHHYSLGAQFSSNPVETPSKKPKWFEDLHRRDSHLDLDTVIQAINSANAAQILFDGHQCAESRQLLFILHMFSTFAWQIFAASVASISTMIYIVLQSFRILFSWLSHTSIYVLFTKVFSNSSKNVHFRCCQLLYWPVFLQDQNMRDWSCVEFAEKAASHKHSIWSSIVFDSLLGTVLGIPLWFKAELAYIWVSDFSLDFTNGWLRTGCVWLMGNPAGFKLNTELAGVLGMISLNAIQIWSTLWASVGFLFIHFFKGLALCGILFGSTCAAALLVDIISLLTMHVLILHLFLSILYSTQIQALSALWRLFRGKKLNPLRHRLDSYDYTVEQHVVGSLLFTPILLLLPTTSAFYIFFTILHTAVCFVSIAVGAIMSFIRSTPYAKVFLWLKMRKRFPSGIFLKVALCQHSETEAFAGSNLSTVDLHKTASSSGSSCKSTILVTFLDSNYLKLGEVVWPHYKNLYSAFSRSAICSSAYGLLTGRSTLHAPAASLPMTLPWIVIPWKEYWHLCRNSVYACRKHPYRNPLTH from the exons ATGACAATAAGAAGAAATTGCCGGCTTTGGTGGCCGACTTATCTCTTTTCTCAAACCCCGCCGAATCCAAGCTTCGTATTTGGATGGTTCCTCCACTCTTCCGAAGCTTCCATCGATGTCGTTGTGGCTTTCGCTTGCGATCAGCACAAACTCGCTTCTTCACTTAATTCCGGTTTGGATCTCATG GAAATCCTTCGACAGACTGATGAGAACATGCCTACAGTTCTCCAAGATAAAAGCGAATTATCTCTTCTCGGATATTTAGAAGCAGACTGTAGTGGCAATAGCAAGATGGGCAGTTGTCGAAATGATAGAAATGAAGATATGAAACGAAACGGAAACCAAAGTTCATGTTCACTTTTGAGTAGTCAAGAGAACTGGCGATGTGGATGCATCAGGGATAGGATCTTAGGACAAGGTAGACTTGCTGGTCCAGAACACTTGTATATCAAACTTGTATATGTTCTTTCTGAAAGAATGGACGGAAGAGTTCTTGCTATCCCGAAAATGGATCATCTACATTTGAATGGCGACATTGACTCCCATCTAGACCTCCAC GTAATATTCTATGAAATACCAACTTTTGGTGGTCACCATTATTCTTTGGGTGCTCAGTTTTCATCCAATCCAGTAGAAACCCCTAGCAAGAAACCCAAGTGGTTTGAGGATCTCCACCGGAGAGATTCACACCTTGATTTG GATACTGTGATCCAGGCAATAAacagtgccaatgctgcccaaaTTTTGTTTGATGGACATCAATGTGCTGAGTCCAGGCAACTTCTCTTCATTCTCCACAT GTTCTCTACCTTCGCGTGGCAGATATTTGCTGCATCGGTTGCTTCCATTTCGACTATGATTTACATTGTTCTCCAGTCATTTCGTATTCTTTTTAGTTGGTTGTCCCACACCAGCATATATGTTCTGTTCACTAAAGTATTTAGCAATTCATCGAAAAATGTTCACTTCCGCTGCTGTCAGCTCTTGTATTGGCCTGTCTTCCTCCAGGATCAAAACATGAG GGATTGGTCCTGTGTGGAGTTTGCAGAGAAAGCTGCATCTCACAAGCACTCAATATGGTCAAGTATTGTATTTGATTCTCTTCTTGGAACTGTACTTGGCATTCCCCTGTGGTTTAAAGCAGAATTGGCATACATATGGGTTTCAGACTTTTCACTTGACTTCACAAATGGTTGGTTGCGTACTGGGTGTGTATGGCTGATGGGAAATCCTGCTGGTTTTAAGTTGAATACTGAGCTAGCTGGGGTTCTAGGGATGATTTCTTTGAATGCAATTCAGATTTGGTCTACCCTTTGGGCTTCAGTGGGTTTTCTGTTCATTCATTTCTTCAAAGGACTTGCTCTATGTGGGATTCTTTTTGGTTCAACTTGTGCGGCAGCTCTACTTGTTGACATAATCTCTCTACTAACAATGCATGTTCTGATTCTTcatttattcctttcaattctCTATTCGACTCAAATACAGGCATTATCAGCTTTGTGGCGCCTATTCAG GGGTAAAAAGCTGAATCCTTTGCGCCACAGATTGGACAGCTATGACTATACTGTTGAGCAACATGTAGTTGGTTCTCTTCTCTTCACTCCTATATTACTCCTCCTACCGACGACATCGGCTTTCTATATTTTCTTCACCATTTTGCACACAGCTGTGTGCTTCGTCTCCATAGCTGTTGGGGCCATCATGTCTTTTATCCGTTCCACTCCATACGCTAAAGTTTTCCTTTGgttgaagatgaggaaaagatttccATCTGGGATATTTTTGAAAGTTGCATTATGTCAACATTCTGAGACGGAAGCTTTTGCTGGCAGTAATTTGTCCACTGTGGATCTGCATAAAACAGCATCTTCAAGCGGCAGTAGCTGTAAATCTACGATTTTGGTTACATTTCTTGACAGCAATTACTTGAAATTAG GAGAGGTTGTCTGGCCACACTATAAAAACCTTTATTCGGCTTTCTCAAGGTCGGCTATATGCTCATCTGCCTATGGGCTTCTCACTGGGAGAAG CACGCTGCATGCTCCTGCTGCTAGTCTCCCTATGACGCTGCCATGGATAGTGATCCCTTGGAAAGAATATTGGCATCTATGCCGTAATTCAGTTTATGCATGCAGAAAACATCCTTATCGTAACCCTTTGACTCATTGA
- the LOC121752222 gene encoding N-acetylglucosaminyl-phosphatidylinositol biosynthetic protein gpi1-like isoform X2 — translation MTIRRNCRLWWPTYLFSQTPPNPSFVFGWFLHSSEASIDVVVAFACDQHKLASSLNSGLDLMTDENMPTVLQDKSELSLLGYLEADCSGNSKMGSCRNDRNEDMKRNGNQSSCSLLSSQENWRCGCIRDRILGQGRLAGPEHLYIKLVYVLSERMDGRVLAIPKMDHLHLNGDIDSHLDLHVIFYEIPTFGGHHYSLGAQFSSNPVETPSKKPKWFEDLHRRDSHLDLDTVIQAINSANAAQILFDGHQCAESRQLLFILHMFSTFAWQIFAASVASISTMIYIVLQSFRILFSWLSHTSIYVLFTKVFSNSSKNVHFRCCQLLYWPVFLQDQNMRDWSCVEFAEKAASHKHSIWSSIVFDSLLGTVLGIPLWFKAELAYIWVSDFSLDFTNGWLRTGCVWLMGNPAGFKLNTELAGVLGMISLNAIQIWSTLWASVGFLFIHFFKGLALCGILFGSTCAAALLVDIISLLTMHVLILHLFLSILYSTQIQALSALWRLFRGKKLNPLRHRLDSYDYTVEQHVVGSLLFTPILLLLPTTSAFYIFFTILHTAVCFVSIAVGAIMSFIRSTPYAKVFLWLKMRKRFPSGIFLKVALCQHSETEAFAGSNLSTVDLHKTASSSGSSCKSTILVTFLDSNYLKLGEVVWPHYKNLYSAFSRSAICSSAYGLLTGRSTLHAPAASLPMTLPWIVIPWKEYWHLCRNSVYACRKHPYRNPLTH, via the exons ATGACAATAAGAAGAAATTGCCGGCTTTGGTGGCCGACTTATCTCTTTTCTCAAACCCCGCCGAATCCAAGCTTCGTATTTGGATGGTTCCTCCACTCTTCCGAAGCTTCCATCGATGTCGTTGTGGCTTTCGCTTGCGATCAGCACAAACTCGCTTCTTCACTTAATTCCGGTTTGGATCTCATG ACTGATGAGAACATGCCTACAGTTCTCCAAGATAAAAGCGAATTATCTCTTCTCGGATATTTAGAAGCAGACTGTAGTGGCAATAGCAAGATGGGCAGTTGTCGAAATGATAGAAATGAAGATATGAAACGAAACGGAAACCAAAGTTCATGTTCACTTTTGAGTAGTCAAGAGAACTGGCGATGTGGATGCATCAGGGATAGGATCTTAGGACAAGGTAGACTTGCTGGTCCAGAACACTTGTATATCAAACTTGTATATGTTCTTTCTGAAAGAATGGACGGAAGAGTTCTTGCTATCCCGAAAATGGATCATCTACATTTGAATGGCGACATTGACTCCCATCTAGACCTCCAC GTAATATTCTATGAAATACCAACTTTTGGTGGTCACCATTATTCTTTGGGTGCTCAGTTTTCATCCAATCCAGTAGAAACCCCTAGCAAGAAACCCAAGTGGTTTGAGGATCTCCACCGGAGAGATTCACACCTTGATTTG GATACTGTGATCCAGGCAATAAacagtgccaatgctgcccaaaTTTTGTTTGATGGACATCAATGTGCTGAGTCCAGGCAACTTCTCTTCATTCTCCACAT GTTCTCTACCTTCGCGTGGCAGATATTTGCTGCATCGGTTGCTTCCATTTCGACTATGATTTACATTGTTCTCCAGTCATTTCGTATTCTTTTTAGTTGGTTGTCCCACACCAGCATATATGTTCTGTTCACTAAAGTATTTAGCAATTCATCGAAAAATGTTCACTTCCGCTGCTGTCAGCTCTTGTATTGGCCTGTCTTCCTCCAGGATCAAAACATGAG GGATTGGTCCTGTGTGGAGTTTGCAGAGAAAGCTGCATCTCACAAGCACTCAATATGGTCAAGTATTGTATTTGATTCTCTTCTTGGAACTGTACTTGGCATTCCCCTGTGGTTTAAAGCAGAATTGGCATACATATGGGTTTCAGACTTTTCACTTGACTTCACAAATGGTTGGTTGCGTACTGGGTGTGTATGGCTGATGGGAAATCCTGCTGGTTTTAAGTTGAATACTGAGCTAGCTGGGGTTCTAGGGATGATTTCTTTGAATGCAATTCAGATTTGGTCTACCCTTTGGGCTTCAGTGGGTTTTCTGTTCATTCATTTCTTCAAAGGACTTGCTCTATGTGGGATTCTTTTTGGTTCAACTTGTGCGGCAGCTCTACTTGTTGACATAATCTCTCTACTAACAATGCATGTTCTGATTCTTcatttattcctttcaattctCTATTCGACTCAAATACAGGCATTATCAGCTTTGTGGCGCCTATTCAG GGGTAAAAAGCTGAATCCTTTGCGCCACAGATTGGACAGCTATGACTATACTGTTGAGCAACATGTAGTTGGTTCTCTTCTCTTCACTCCTATATTACTCCTCCTACCGACGACATCGGCTTTCTATATTTTCTTCACCATTTTGCACACAGCTGTGTGCTTCGTCTCCATAGCTGTTGGGGCCATCATGTCTTTTATCCGTTCCACTCCATACGCTAAAGTTTTCCTTTGgttgaagatgaggaaaagatttccATCTGGGATATTTTTGAAAGTTGCATTATGTCAACATTCTGAGACGGAAGCTTTTGCTGGCAGTAATTTGTCCACTGTGGATCTGCATAAAACAGCATCTTCAAGCGGCAGTAGCTGTAAATCTACGATTTTGGTTACATTTCTTGACAGCAATTACTTGAAATTAG GAGAGGTTGTCTGGCCACACTATAAAAACCTTTATTCGGCTTTCTCAAGGTCGGCTATATGCTCATCTGCCTATGGGCTTCTCACTGGGAGAAG CACGCTGCATGCTCCTGCTGCTAGTCTCCCTATGACGCTGCCATGGATAGTGATCCCTTGGAAAGAATATTGGCATCTATGCCGTAATTCAGTTTATGCATGCAGAAAACATCCTTATCGTAACCCTTTGACTCATTGA
- the LOC121753082 gene encoding triacylglycerol lipase SDP1-like, whose translation MDITNEASVDQFSIGPSTFLGRTIAFRILFCKSLSLLRHQILLSLSLHFSKLKKSLKSHLSPLLSWLHPRNPQGILLIVTASAFLLKRFTNVRAKAEMAYKRNFWSNMTRSALTYDEWAHAAKMLERDSPRPHDAGLYDEELVLSKLHELRLRRRDCSIRDFMFYMRADLIRNLGNMCNPDLHKGRLHVPRIIQDYIDEVTTQLKMVCDSDSEDLLLDEKLAFMHETRHAFGRTALLLSGGASLGAFHVGVVKTLVEHKLLPRIIAGSSVGSAMCSVLATRSWPELQSFFEDSWHSIQFFDQIGGIFTVFKRIMTHGAVHDIRQLQMMLRHLTNNLTFQEAYDMTGRILGITVCSPRRHEPPRCLNYLTSPHVVIWSAVTASCAFPGLFEAQELMAKDRGGNIVPYHPPFHLDPDKGVAARRWRDGSLEIDLPIKQLKELFNVNHYIVSQANPHIAPLLRLKEMVRGFGGSFGAKIAQLAEMEVKHRCNQILELGFPLGGVAKLFAQDWEGDITVVMPATLAQISKVIQNPSYVELQKSANQGRRCTWEKLSAMRANCRIELALDECVAVLNHMRRLKRSAERAAAAVASPRGGGLARFSASKRIPSWNVIARENSTGSLEEDLMADHATRNWHTLRCSHDGSDSESDSSDLVQSWTRSGGPLMRTTSADKFVDYVQSLEVNSRTNPTSDDERDLSSRVPASAIVVAEGDLLQPERVNDGSIVFNVVKRSAVTLSPPTRNLDSEHNSASPQESPVAELLQHDEMDEGSSVSGDDDCIDGENVFGVDSDRAPVDRHARDV comes from the exons ATGGACATAACGAACGAGGCGAGTGTGGACCAATTCTCAATCGGACCATCGACGTTCCTCGGGCGCACAATCGCCTTCCGCATCCTCTTCTGcaagtctctctctctcctccgcCACCAAATCCTTTTATCCCTCTCCCTCCACTTCTCCAAACTCAAAAAAAGCCTGAAATCCCACCTCTCCCCTCTCCTCTCATGGCTCCACCCAAGAAACCCCCAAGGCATCCTCCTCATCGTGACCGCCAGCGCTTTCCTCCTGAAACGCTTCACCAACGTGAGGGCCAAAGCCGAGATGGCATACAAGCGCAACTTCTGGAGCAACATGACCCGCTCCGCCCTCACCTACGACGAGTGGGCCCACGCCGCCAAGATGCTCGAGCGCGACTCCCCCCGCCCCCACGACGCCGGCCTCTACGACGAGGAGCTCGTCCTCAGCAAGCTCCACGAgctccgcctccgccgccgcgacTGCTCCATCCGCGACTTCATGTTCTACATGCGGGCCGACCTCATCCGCAACCTCGGCAACATGTGCAACCCCGACCTCCACAAGGGCCGCCTCCACGTCCCCCGCATCATCCAGGACTACATCGACGAGGTCACCACCCAGCTCAAAATGGTCTGCGACTCCGACTCCGAGGACCTCCTCCTCGACGAGAAGCTCGCCTTCATGCACGAGACCCGCCACGCCTTCGGCCGCACTGCTTTGCTCCTCAGCGGCGGCGCCTCCCTCGGCGCCTTCCACGTTGGAGTCGTCAAGACTCTGGTGGAGCACAAGCTCCTCCCCAGAATCATTGCCGGCTCCAGCGTGGGGTCCGCCATGTGCTCTGTTCTGGCCACCAGGTCGTGGCCAGAGCTGCAAAGCTTCTTCGAGGACTCCTGGCACTCGATCCAATTCTTCGACCAGATCGGAGGGATCTTCACCGTCTTCAAGAGGATCATGACGCACGGGGCGGTTCACGACATCAGGCAGCTGCAGATGATGCTGAGGCACCTCACCAACAACCTCACCTTTCAGGAGGCGTACGACATGACGGGGAGGATCTTAGGGATCACGGTGTGCTCGCCGAGGCGGCACGAGCCGCCTCGCTGCCTGAACTACCTGACGTCGCCGCACGTGGTGATATGGAGCGCGGTGACTGCGTCGTGCGCGTTTCCCGGGCTGTTTGAGGCGCAGGAGCTGATGGCGAAGGACAGGGGCGGGAATATAGTGCCGTACCACCCGCCGTTTCACTTGGATCCGGATAAGGGGGTTGCGGCGCGGCGGTGGAGGGATGGGAGCTTGGAGATTGACCTTCCCATCAAGCAGTTGAAGGAGCTTTTTAATGTGAACCATTATATTGTGAGCCAGGCGAATCCGCACATTGCGCCTTTGCTCAGGTTGAAGGAGATGGTCAGGGGCTTTGGTGGCAGCTTTGGTGCCAAG ATTGCTCAGCTGGCTGAGATGGAGGTGAAGCACAGATGTAACCAGATATTGGAGCTTGGATTTCCACTTGGAGGAGTGGCAAAGCTCTTTGCTCAGGATTGGGAGGGTGATATCACTGTTGTCATGCCTGCTACTCTGGCTCAG ATATCAAAGGTGATACAGAATCCCTCATATGTGGAGCTTCAGAAATCAGCAAACCAGGGGAGGAGATGCACTTGGGAGAAGCTCTCAGCCATGAGGGCCAACTGCAGGATCGAGCTCGCCCTCGACGAGTGCGTCGCAGTGCTCAACCACATGCGCCGCCTCAAGAGGAGCGCGGAGAGAGCGGCCGCAGCTGTCGCCTCTCCCCGCGGGGGCGGCCTAGCCAGGTTCAGTGCCTCCAAGAGGATCCCCTCATGGAATGTGATTGCCAGAGAGAACTCAACAGGGTCGCTCGAGGAAGACCTCATGGCGGACCACGCCACCAGAAACTGGCACACGCTCCGCTGCAGCCACGACGGCAGTGACAGCGAGTCGGACAGCTCAGACCTCGTCCAGTCATGGACGAGGTCTGGCGGCCCTCTCATGAGGACGACCTCCGCCGACAAGTTCGTCGATTACGTGCAGAGTTTGGAGGTCAATTCGAGAACCAACCCGACTTCCGATGATGAGAGAGATCTGAGTAGTAGAGTTCCCGCCAGCGCCATTGTGGTGGCGGAGGGGGATCTTCTGCAGCCGGAGAGGGTCAACGATGGCAGCATCGTGTTCAACGTCGTGAAGAGGTCGGCGGTGACGTTGTCGCCTCCGACGCGGAATTTGGATTCCGAGCACAATAGCGCTTCTCCTCAAGAGTCGCCGGTTGCTGAGTTGTTGCAACATGATGAGATGGATGAAGGTAGTTCAGTCTCCGGCGACGACGACTGTATTGACGGAGAAAATGTATTCGGAGTAGACTCTGACCGAGCTCCGGTTGATCGGCATGCGAGGGATGTTTGA
- the LOC121752686 gene encoding uncharacterized protein LOC121752686: MKNHIVQFLQQQCQAGALPHGSFQVAANRFKVHRITVSRLWGIAKQQMSDGQPVIMRGRASGYKKKTGKVHFDDEKFKQLSFLERSCYRKLACKMGVSKTTVGRWAKSHLIRPHTNAIKPALTEANKISRMRWCLTHIQPALDEGKLLYHAMHNAVHIDEKWFYMTKASDRYYLLPDEDEPYRSCKSKRFITKVMFMCAVSRPQIGTDGQTIFDGKIGIFPFTEQVPAKRKSKNRPRGTLETKSIPSVNKETIRECLLNQIIPAIKAKWPANASKDIYIQQDNAKPHLRSFDSQFDELASSDGFKFHLISQPANSPDTNVLDLGFFRAIQSLQYDKVATNIDELLGNVRSSFEELTPQTLNNVFLTLQSCLSKILEVHGGNNYKIPHLNKERLRRTVGLPTSLEVGENLVKESLEYLLLPQNDVGASYDIGHLMNVFQL, translated from the exons ATGAAGAACCATATTGTACAGTTCCTACAACAGCAATGCCAAGCTGGAGCACTGCCACATGGTTCATTTCAAGTGGCAGCCAATAGATTCAAAGTGCACAGAATTACAGTGAGCCGATTATGGGGGATAGCCAAGCAGCAAATGTCAGATGGGCAGCCTGTTATCATGAGGGGCAGAGCATCAGGATATAAAAAGAAAACAGGTAAAGTACATTTTGATGATGAAAAGTTCAAACAATTGTCTTTTCTTGAGAGATCTTGCTATAGAAAGCTTGCATGTAAAATGGGTGTTAGCAAGACAACAGTTGGTAGATGGGCAAAGAGTCACCTGATAAGGCCACATACAAATGCCATAAAACCAGCACTCACTGAAGCAAACAAAATCAGTAGAATGAGATGGTGTCTTACTCATATTCAGCCAGCTTTGGATGAAGGAAAGCTTCTTTATCATGCTATGCACAATGCAGTTCATATTGATGAGAAATGGTTTTACATGACAAAAGCTTCAGACAGATACTACCTGTTGCCGGATGAGGATGAGCCTTACAGGTCTTGCAAGTCAAAAAGATTTATCACAAAGGTGATGTTCATGTGTGCTGTAAGTAGGCCACAGATTGGCACAGATGGTCAGACCATCTTTGATGGTAAAATAGGCATATTCCCATTCACAGAACAAGTTCCAGCCAAAAGGAAGTCCAAGAATAGGCCAAGAGGGACATTAGAGACTAAATCTATTCCATCAGTTAACAAGGAAACAATAAGAGAATGTCTCTTGAATCAG ATTATTCCAGCAATCAAGGCAAAGTGGCCAGCCAATGCAAGCAAGGATATCTATATCCAACAAGATAATGCCAAACCTCACCTAAGATCTTTTGACTCACAATTTGATGAGCTTGCAAGTTCAGATGGATTTAAGTTCCATCTAATCAGCCAACCAGCCAACTCCCCAGACACCAATGTATTGGACCTAGGCTTTTTTAGGGCCATTCAATCACTACAATATGATAAAGTAGCAACCAACATAGATGAATTACTGGGTAATGTCAGGAGTTCTTTTGAGGAACTCACACCACAAACTCTGAACAATGTTTTTTTAACATTGCAAAGCTGCCTCAGTAAGATCCTTGAAGTGCATGGAGGCAATAACTACAAAATACCCCACTTGAACAAGGAAAGGCTGAGAAGAACAGTGGGGCTTCCTACATCCCTAGAAGTTGGGGAGAATTTAGTCAAAGAGAGCTTGGAGTATCTGCTACTACCTCAGAATGATGTGGGTGCCTCATATGACATAGGGCATCTAATGAATGTTTTCCAGCTCTAA
- the LOC121750275 gene encoding probable calcium-binding protein CML35 produces MKLAKIHKLFKTRKYPSVSRSDTDPPSFSSQATSSSSSSSEDVFKKPIGSTTPNSVLPSTSCGEWPEISFDLHLELKQAFEMIDRDGDGKIEKEELERLLLRIGAEPPSQEELKLMLNEVDSDGDGCISLEEFYAISSAFAPPACDGEMRETFDIFDSDRDGRITAEELLEVFKAIGDAGCTLEECRRMIRGVDRNGDGFVCFEDFTRMMDVQQI; encoded by the coding sequence ATGAAGCTCGCCAAAATCCACAAGCTCTTCAAGACCAGGAAATACCCTTCCGTCTCCAGATCCGACACCGATCCGCCCTCGTTCAGCTCTCAGGCGACGTCgtcttcctcctcctcgtcggAGGACGTGTTTAAGAAGCCGATCGGCTCCACCACGCCCAACAGCGTGCTCCCCTCCACCTCCTGCGGCGAGTGGCCGGAGATCTCCTTCGACCTTCACCTGGAGCTGAAACAGGCCTTCGAGATGATCGATCGCGACGGCGACGGTAAAATCGAGAAGGAGGAGCTCGAGCGGCTTCTGCTCCGGATCGGAGCCGAGCCGCCGAGCCAGGAGGAGCTGAAGCTAATGCTGAACGAGGTGGACAGCGACGGCGACGGTTGCATCAGCCTCGAGGAATTCTACGCAATCAGCTCGGCGTTCGCGCCGCCCGCGTGTGACGGCGAGATGAGAGAAACGTTCGATATCTTCGATTCGGATCGCGACGGGAGGATTACGGCGGAGGAGCTCCTCGAGGTTTTTAAGGCGATCGGCGACGCGGGGTGCACGTTAGAGGAGTGCCGGCGCATGATAAGAGGGGTAGATAGAAACGGGGATGGGTTCGTGTGCTTCGAGGACTTCACTAGAATGATGGACGTGCAGCAAATATGA